TGGCCTGAGCGGCCTTCGCCATCCCGGCGCCGATCTGCTCGGCCAGGGAGCCCGGACCCGGGTCCAGCGCCACCAGCGCCGCCGCCGAGTTGAGCAGCACGGCATCCCGTACGGGCCCGGTCTCGCCGTCGAGGAGCCGCCGGGCGACCGCCGCGTTGTACGAGGCGTCACCGCCGCGCAGGGCCTCCACCGGGACCAGTTCGATGCCGACGTCGCGTGGGTCGAAGGTCTCCTCCGTCACCTTGCCGTCCCGGACGACCCATACGTGGGACGTGGCGGTGATCGTCAGCTCGTCGAGGCCGTCGTCGCCCCGGAACACCAGGGACGAGTTGCCGCGCTCGGCGAAGACTCCGGCGACGATGGGTGCCATCCGGGGGTCGGCGACCCCGACCGCCTGCGCCCTGACCTTGGCCGGGTTGGTCAGCGGACCCAGGATGTTGAAGACGGTCCGGATGCCCAACTGGCCGCGCGCGGCACCGACATGACGCATCGCCGGATGGAACTTGGCCGCGAAGCAGAAGGTGATCCCGGCCTCCTCGGCGACCTCGGCCACCCGCTTCGGCGTCAGCTCCAGGTTGACCCCGAGCTGTCCCAGCACGTCTGACGCGCCGGAGGCCGAGGAGGCCGCCCGGTTGCCGTGTTTGACGACCTTGGCGCCCGTACCGGCGATGACGATCGCCGACATGGTGGAGATGTTGACCGTGTTGGCACCGTCGCCGCCGGTGCCGACGATGTCGACGGTCGGCCCCGGCACCTCGATGACGTTGGCATGCTCGTACATCGCCTCGACGAACCCGGCGATCTCCTGGACGGTCTCGCCCTTGGCCCGCAACGCCACCACGAACCCGGCGATCTGGGCGTCGGTCGCCTCGCCGCGCATGATCAGGTTCATCGCCCAGGCGGTGTCGGCGGCGGTCAGGTCATGGCCGTCGAGCAGGCCGTTCAGCACGCGGGGCCAGGAACGGGCCGCCGCGGTGTCGCCTCCGGCGGGGTTCACAGCGCTCATCTGCCGCTCCTGGGTCAGTCCGGCGGAACTCCGCGGGACTCCTGGTGGGAATGGGGACACCCTATCCAGCCCGGCGACACGGCGAAGGGCCCCGTCCGAGGTACGGACGGGGCCCTTGTGCCGTGTGTGGCGAAGCGAGGTGATCAGTGGTGGCCGTGGCCGCTCGTGATCTCCTTGTACTCCTCGGCGGTGGGCTTGGCGATCTGGTTGTCCTCGCCGTAGTAGGACTTGCTGAGCTTGACGCGCAGCTTCTCCACGCCCTTCACCTTGCGCTCCACGCCGTTCTCGTCGACCGTCGCGCCGATCATGGCCGGCTCGTACTGCTCGTGCGCGGTGAGCGTGTGCAGAGCCTCCTGGCTGAGCGGCTCGTGCACCTCGATGAACTCACCGTGCGGCAGGCGCTTGATGATGCCCGACTCGCGGCCGTGCAGCACCTTGTCCTTGTCGCGGCGCTGGAGGCCGAGGCAGATCCGCTTGGTGACGATGAACGCGATGACCGGTCCGACGAAGAACGCGACCCGGACGAACCAGGTGATGGCGTTGATCGACAGGTGGAAGTGGGTGGCCCAGAGGTCGTTCCCACCACCGATCAGCAGCACCATGTACCAGGTGATCCACGCGACACCGAACGCCGTACGCGTCGGCGCGTTGCGCGGGCGGTCCAGGATGTGGTGCTCGTTCTTGTCGCCGGTGACCCAGGACTCGATGAACGGGTAGACCGCGATCGCGACCAGGACCAGCGGGAAGACGATCGTCAGCGGGATGAACACACCCGGGGCGAACGTGTGGCCCCAGACGTTGAACTCCCAGCCCGGCATGACACGGATCAGCCCCTCGGAGAAGCCCATGTACCAGTCGGGCTGGGCGCCGGTCGACACCTGGTCCGGCCGGTAGGGGCCCATGGCCCAGATCGGGTTGATCGAGGCGATGGCCGCGATGACCGCGATGACACCGAAGACCAGGAAGAAGAAGCCTCCGGCCTTCGCCATGTAGACCGGCAGCAACGGCATACCGACGACGTTGTTGTTGGTCTTTCCGGGGCCCGCGAACTGCGTGTGCTTGTGGTAGAAGACCAGGATCAGGTGGGCCACCATCAGCCCGAGCATGATGCCCGGCAGCACCAGGATGTGGATCGAGTAGAAGCGGGCCACGAAGTCGCCGCCCGGGAACTCGCCGCCGAAGAGGAAGAACGACATGTACGTGCCCACGACCGGCACAGACAGGATCGCGCCCTCCATGAAGCGCACACCGGTGCCGGAGAGCAGGTCGTCCGGGAGCGAGTAGCCGGTGAACCCGGTGAACATGCCCAGGACGAACAGCAGGAACCCGAAGAGCCAGTTGACCTCACGGGGCTTGCGGAACGCACCCGTGAAGAAGACGCGCATCATGTGCACGAACATGCCGGCGAGGAAGATCAGCGCCGCCCAGTGGTGGATCTGCCGGATCAGCAGACCACCGCGCACATCGAACGAGATGTGCATGGTCGAGTTGAACGCCTCGGACATCAGCTGGCCCTGCAGCGGGATGTAGCTGCCGTGGTACTCCACCTCGTTCATCGACGGGTGGAAGAACAGCGTCAGATACACACCCGTGAGGATGATGATGATGAAGCTGTACATGCAGACTTCACCGAGCATGAACGACCAGTGGTCGGGGAAGATCTTGCGCATGTTGGCCTTGGCCAGGGAGTAGATCCCCAGCCGGCCGTCGGCCCAGTCGGCGACGCGCTCACCGGCGGGTGCCTTCTCGCGCGACGAACGCGGGTCCGTGTTTGCCGTAGTACTCATCCGCGCTCCCAGAAGGCAGGACCGACGGGCTCGGAGAAGTCGCCGAGCGCCTCAAGGTAGCCGTCGTCGTTCACGCCGATGCGCAGCTGCGGCAGAGCGTGACCGGCGGGGCCGAAGATCACCCGGGCGCCGTCGGAGAGGTCGAAGGTGGACTGGTGGCAGGGGCAGAGCACGTGGTGCGTCTGCTGCTCGTACAGGGAGATCGGGCAACCGACGTGGGTGCAGATCTTC
This genomic interval from Streptomyces sp. B21-083 contains the following:
- the qcrB gene encoding cytochrome bc1 complex cytochrome b subunit, which produces MSTTANTDPRSSREKAPAGERVADWADGRLGIYSLAKANMRKIFPDHWSFMLGEVCMYSFIIIILTGVYLTLFFHPSMNEVEYHGSYIPLQGQLMSEAFNSTMHISFDVRGGLLIRQIHHWAALIFLAGMFVHMMRVFFTGAFRKPREVNWLFGFLLFVLGMFTGFTGYSLPDDLLSGTGVRFMEGAILSVPVVGTYMSFFLFGGEFPGGDFVARFYSIHILVLPGIMLGLMVAHLILVFYHKHTQFAGPGKTNNNVVGMPLLPVYMAKAGGFFFLVFGVIAVIAAIASINPIWAMGPYRPDQVSTGAQPDWYMGFSEGLIRVMPGWEFNVWGHTFAPGVFIPLTIVFPLVLVAIAVYPFIESWVTGDKNEHHILDRPRNAPTRTAFGVAWITWYMVLLIGGGNDLWATHFHLSINAITWFVRVAFFVGPVIAFIVTKRICLGLQRRDKDKVLHGRESGIIKRLPHGEFIEVHEPLSQEALHTLTAHEQYEPAMIGATVDENGVERKVKGVEKLRVKLSKSYYGEDNQIAKPTAEEYKEITSGHGHH
- the trpD gene encoding anthranilate phosphoribosyltransferase; the protein is MSAVNPAGGDTAAARSWPRVLNGLLDGHDLTAADTAWAMNLIMRGEATDAQIAGFVVALRAKGETVQEIAGFVEAMYEHANVIEVPGPTVDIVGTGGDGANTVNISTMSAIVIAGTGAKVVKHGNRAASSASGASDVLGQLGVNLELTPKRVAEVAEEAGITFCFAAKFHPAMRHVGAARGQLGIRTVFNILGPLTNPAKVRAQAVGVADPRMAPIVAGVFAERGNSSLVFRGDDGLDELTITATSHVWVVRDGKVTEETFDPRDVGIELVPVEALRGGDASYNAAVARRLLDGETGPVRDAVLLNSAAALVALDPGPGSLAEQIGAGMAKAAQAIDSGAAKKTLERWSAASNA